In Bradyrhizobium symbiodeficiens, the genomic stretch GTCATCGCGCTCGCCGAAAAAAACCATGTCGACGTGCCGCTGATGCGCCGCATTGTTGCGCTGATCAGGGAAGCTGAAGCCGCCGGCAACGGTCCGCCGCGGCTGACGCCGCAGCAGATCCGCGGCATGGCCTAGGGACGATGGAGCATGCCATGAGGTATTGTCTAGGGATTGGGCTCGCGCTCGCCGCGCTCTGCGGCGTCTCGACGCTGGCCTATGCGAGGCCGCCGACGGTGATGAACTCGCCCGGGTACGATAGGCGATTGCAGGAGAGCCGGTCGCAGTTGGGGAGTTCGCCGACTGTCGCCGAGCCAGTGACGGCGCCGGTGGTCAAGCCGAAGCGCAGCAAGAAGAAGCAAGGCAATTGAGTTAGCGAAAGCGTGCCCACCATCTTTCTCTGTCTTGCCAGCGTCGTGGGCACGGTGCGCGAAGCGCGCGCCTTTGCTCACCCTACAAGCGAGTGCTAGAAATTCAGCCCTTCTTCGCCGGCTTGCTCGGGGGCGGATTGAACAGCTTCTTCAGATCGTTCAGGCTTTCCGACAGGCGCGGCCATTCGCAGGAGAACGAGCTCTTGGCGCAGGGCGCGCCTTTTCGTTGGCCGACGGTCTGCTGGACTTTCGGCCGCTCGACCGGGACAGGCACGCGCGCGACCTCGGTTCGTAGCGCGACCTGCTGGAGCTGCCGCGCCTGCAGTTCCTGCTGCTCGCGCTGCTGACGGGCGGCAGCCTCGGCCGCTTCGTTGTTGCGGCGCTCTTTGGCGAGATAGGCGGTATAGGCTGTGTCGATCTTTTTCTGCTCCTCCGGCGTCGGATTGGGGCCGGCGATGTCGAAGGTGCGATCCTGCAGGAAATCGTAGTAGGAGTAGCCGCCCCCCGGCTTGCGGCGACCGGCGAACTTGGCGTTGCAATCGGCGAGCGCGGATGTCTTCTCGGCCTTGGTCGCGGCCTTCTCGGCGGCGTCGGCGCATTCCTCGAAGTCGACCGGCGCGCGTTTCCACCATTGCGCCTGGGCATGCGGCATCGCCAGCAGGAGTAATCCTGCTGCGGTGACGGGAAGCAGCGCCGCACGAGGCCATGCAATTACGGGAGACATTCTACGAGAGCATTCCTTGCAAAACTCAACCCAAACTGAGTCGAGTCGGATTTTTGCCCCTTTATCGCCGGCTTGTCACCCATGGAACTTGGGAATTTCATGGCTGCAATGCTGACATTTTGCGCTTGACGTGGCGCAGGAGTCACAGCGTCGCTCCGGCTGGATGCTACACTTCGCCTTGCGAGCGCCTCACTCCCGAGGCGACGCCAAGAAGACGAAATGGAAACGCCTGATGTTGCTGCCCCTGTCCGACGTGCCGCGCTGGTACGCTGAACGCAAACCGCAAGGCACGATCGCAATCCGCCATGGGCAGGACACGCTGACATGGGACCAGCTCGAGCGCGGTGCCAACCGGCGGGCGCGGGCGTTCGCGGCCAAGGGCGTCAGGCCCGGCGATTTCGTTGCGATCGGACTGCCCAACGGCAATGCGTTCTTCGAGACATCCTTTGCAGTGTGGAAGTGTGGGGCGACGCCGACCTCGCTGTCATGGCGGCTGCCGCGCGGCGAGGCCGCTGCCGTGCTCGACATTCTCAAGCCCGCGCTGGTGGTCGGCGGCGAGGCCGATTGGAACGCGCCGAATCGTCTGCCGGCGGATTTCGTACCGGAAGGATTTTCGGATGAGGCGCTCGCTCCGCCGGTGGCGCGCTACTGGAAGGCCATGACCTCCGGCGGCTCGACCGGCCGGCCGAAAGTGATCCTCGATCATCAGCCGGCCGTGACCGACACGGTCGCCGCGCCGCCGCTGAATATTCCCTTCGGGGTTTCGCTGCTCAACCCGGGGCCGCTCTATCACAATGCGCCGTTCATCGTGTCGCATTACGCGCTGTTCACCGGCGGCAAGCTCACCGGTCTTACCAAGTTCGATGCCGAGGAGACGTTGCGGCAGATCGAACGCGAGCACGTGCAATGGATCAATTTCGTGCCGACCATGATGCACCGGATCTGGGCGCTGCCGGAGCAGGTGCGCAACGCCTATGATCTGTCGAGCCTGCAGACCGTGTTTCACATGGCGGCGCCCATGCCGCCCTGGCTGAAGGAGAACTGGATCGCCTGGCTCGGCCCGGAGCGGATCTGGGAGCTCTATGGCGGCACCGAGCGGCAGGGCGCCTGCATCATCTCGGGCACGGACTGGCTGACGCACAAGGGCTCGGTCGGCAAGATCGGCGACATGGCGAAGCTGCGCATCATCGGCGAGGATGGCAGCGACGTCGCGCCCGGCGAGACCGGCGAGATCTATTTCCTCAACAATGACGGCAGGGACGCCACCTATCACTATCTCGGCGCCGAGCCGAAGCGGCGCAGCGACGGCTGGGAATCGCTCGGCGATATCGGCCAGCTGGATGCCGAAGGCTATCTCTATCTCGGCGATCGCCTCGCCGACATGGTGCTGCGCGGCGGCGCCAACATCTATCCGGCCGAGGTCGAGGCTGCGGTCTCCGAGTGCCCGGGCGTGCGCTCCTGCGTGGTGGTGGGATTGCCCGATCCGGAGCTCGGCCAGCGCGTGCACGCCATCATCGAGCCGGAGCCGGACAGCGATGGCCAGGCGATCGCCGACGGCATGGCGGAGTTCCTGAAGGACAGGCTCAGCCGCTACAAGCACCCTGAAAGCTTCGAGTTCGTCGGCGCGCCGCCGCGCGATGATTCCGGAAAAGTCCGCCGCACCCTGTTGCGCGACGAGCGCGCAGCGTGGATGAAGGAGGGGCGCGCCTTCCGGATATGGCCGGCGAAGGCACGGGCGCACGCTGAATAAGAGAAACACGGAAGGGTTCTGGGACATGACGATCACCATTGCAGCGAACAGCGTGCCGAAGCCGCCGGCCGGGATCATCGAGGGCTTTCGCGGTGCGCCAACCTCGGTCATTTCAGACAATCTCGCCCGCCTCCCCGGCGCGGTCGGGCTGAAGCCTTATCACCGCGGGGCCAAGCTGGTGGGCACGGCCTTCACGGTGCGCACCCGCCCAGGCGACAATCTCGCCATCCACCGGGCGCTCGAACTGGTCGGCCCCGGCGACGTCATCGTAGTCGACGGCGGCGGCGACGAAACGCGCGCGCTGGTCGGCGAGATCATGAAGAACATCGCGCAATGGCGCAAAGCCGAAGGCTACGTCATCGACGGCGCGATCCGCGATGTCGCGGCGTTCGCGGCCGACGATTTTCCCTGCTACGCCCGTGCCGTGATCCACCGCGGTCCCTACAAGAACGGTCCCGGCGAGATCAACGTGCCCGTCACGATCGGCGGCAGCGTGATCTCGCCCGGCGACATCGTCGTCGGCGACGAGGATGGCGTGGTGTCGTTTCCCGCCGCGGGCGCGGCGGCGCTGCTGGAGGCAGTCCGCGCCCAGGTCGCGCGCGAGGAGGAGACGCTGAAGGCGATCCGCGAGGGCCGCTATCAGGGCTCGTATGGAAAATCCTGATCAGGCGAGAACGAAGGGGAGGTTGGCGTGAGTCAGAAGGAAGAATTCCACAATATCGACGATCCCAGCGACGGGCTGTTCCGCGAGCTCACGGCGGGGGTGACCACGCGCATCTTCTCCGGCGAGCAGGCGATGCTGTCGGTGGTGACGCTGGCCCCGCATGCGCAAGGCACGCTGCACCATCATCCCGAGGAGCAATGGGGCGTGCTGCTCGATGGCTCCGCGATCCGCGTCCAGGGCGACGAGGAGATTGCGGTGAAGAAGGGCGATTTCTGGCGCACCCCGGGCAATGTGCCGCACACCATGCGCGCCGGACCCGAAGGTGCCCGGGTGCTGGACATCTTCAGTCCGCCTCGGCCAGAATACAAGAAAGCAGGATCGGGCTTCGGCACGACCTAGCAAGCGCCAAAGGGCACAAAGCCGAGCGCAAGATAAAACGGGAGGGGACCATGACGATCACACGACGCACGCTGCTGGCCGCACCGGCCATTCTCGCATTGACGCCGGCAAGCGCGCAGGCCGGAAAGATCACGCTGGTGGTGCCGTTTCCGCCGGGCGGCTCGACCGACGCGATGGCGCGGCTGTTGCAGGCCAGCCTGCAAACCAAGCTCGGCCGCATCGTCGTGGTCGAGAACAAGTCGGGCGCGGCCGGCGCGCTCGGCGCGGCGCAGGTCGCCAAGAGCCCGGCGGACGGCACCTCGTTCCTGGTCACCTTCGATTCCCACGCGGTGATCCCGTCGATCCTCGACAAGCCGCCGGTCGACGTCGAGCGCGAGCTGATGCCGGTGCTCCTGATCGGCACCGCGCCCTACGTGATCGCCGCCGGCGCCGGCCGTCCCTACAAGAGCTTCGCCGACGTGGTCGCGGCCTGCAAGGCGACGCCGGGCGCGGTGAAATACGCCTCGGTCGGCATCGGCACGCTCGGCCATCTCGCCATGACCGTGCTCGGCAGCAAGGCCGGCGTCGAGATCATGCACGTGCCCTATCGCGGCGGCGGGCCGGCGATGAACGACGTGCTCGGCGGCCATGTCGATCTCATCGCGGGATCGGCGGCGCTGGTCGCCGCCCAGCTCGGCACTAACATGCTGCATCCGATCCTGCAGCTCGGCCGCGAGCGGCTGCCGGCCCTGCCTGGCACGCAGACCGCGATCGAGGCGGGCTTTCCGGATTTCGAGACGCTGGCCTGGTGGGGCATCTTCGCGCCCGCAGGCACGCCGCCCGATGTCGTCGCAGCCTTCGCGGCGGCCTCCAAGGAAATCCTGAGCGAGCCCGCGACCGCCGCCCAGCTCAAGGACACTCAGCACATGACGCTGCTGCTCCAGGACGGCGCAGCCTTCAAGACCTTCTTCGACAAGCAGGTCGCCACTTGGGGCAAGGTGGTGAAGGACAATAATATCAGGGCGTAGACCCGCCCGCCGACGGCTGCATTGATCGCGGCGAGGGCTTCCGGTTTGGCCCTCGCTTTGATATGTACACCTCAGGCAACCCGCGACGAGCGGGTTCCGCGGTCCCGTAGCTCAGCCGGATAGAGCGGCGGTTTCCTAAACCGTAGGTCGCATGTTCGAGTCATGCCGGGATCGCCAGCCTGCTCTTCTCTTGCGAGAGATAAGTCCGAGATCCGCGCAAGGCGCTTACGGTATTCGGCAGGCGTCACGAAATCGTGGCGTCCTGGAGCCCAATTTCGTAGTCCTTACGGATGCGGCCTCGAAAGATCGATCTCAACCTGCTTGTGACGCTGGAGGCGCTCGTCGCCGAGAAGAGCGTGTCCAGGACGGCGCAGAGACTGGGCCTGACCCAGTCGGCTGTCAGCCATTCGCTGCGGCGGCTGCGCGCTGCGTTCAGCGACCAACTCTTCGTCCGCTCCCCGACTGGAGTGGAGCCGACGCGACGGGCGCTCGAGATTGCGAGCGCGACGCGGCTCGCACTGGAACAACTGGAGCAGACCATCGATGGTTCTGCGGCCTTTGATCCCGCGACCGCGGAGCGGACGTTTTCCCTTCGTCTGTCCGAATATGTCTCGAGCCATCTGCTTCGGCGCCTGTGTCCGATCCTACGGCAGGAGGCGCCCGGGGTCCGCATTCTTGCAACCCATTTCACCGGCGATCCCCGTGAGGACGAAATCGTCGGCGACGAAATCCATGTGCGTCTTGCCGCTTCTGGCGGGGTGATCGGTCGCCGCGAACGGCTGCGTGTCGTCGACGAGAAGTTCGTCGTCCTGATGCGAAAGTCGCACCCCGCGCGCCGCAAGCCGATGACTCTCGCGTCCTATGCGGCGCTTTCCCATGTGAAGGTGGTGGGAACGATCGGCTCCAACATCATCGACGATGCGCTACGCATTCGCGGACTTCGCCGGGATGTCGTCTTCAGCGTTCCGAGTTGGCGCGACGCGATCCATATCGTTGCCAACAGCGATCTGCTCGCTGCGATCCCCGCACGGTGGACCAGGGATCAGGAGCAGCCGGCGGAACAGGTCACGACGCGGCCCTTCCCCCTCGATGACGTGACCTTCGCGATCGATCTGGAATGGCATCCGCGATTCAGCGGCGACGCCGGCCATAACTGGTTTCGCAGGCTCGTTGCCGGGCAGTTCTAGCTCGCGAATGAATGTAGCTCATGTTCGATATGAACATTATGAATTATATTTCTTAGTCCGTCCTGTGACATTGTCGGTCAACGTTCCCCACAACAAAGCAATGGAACGGGAGGGATACGATGATTTCCAAGCGGCGCTACTGCGTTTACGTCGGCCTGTTCGTGCTGATGTTCATCAATTATCTGGACCGGGTGAACCTGTCGGTCGCGGCCAAGCCTCTGTCGGAGAGTTATGGCTTATCGCCCATCGATATGGGTTACATCTTTTCTGCCTTTCTCTGGACTTACCTGATCTGCCTGATCCCCATGGGTCTGGTCGCCGACCGGTTCGGCGGTCGCGCCGTCACCTATGCGACGCTCGGCATCTGGTCGCTGGCCGGAATCTGGACCGGACTCGCCACGACCTATTCATCGCTCTTCGCGTCGCGCCTGGTGCTCGGCGTGGGCGAGTCCGCGAGCTATCCCGCCGGCGGCAAGATCATCCGCGAATGGGCGCCCGAGAGTGAGCGCGGCGTTGCCGCTGCGTTTCTCAATTCCGGCGCGCATGCGGGACTTTGCTTCGGCTCCGTGGTGGTCGGCTCATTGATCGTCGAGTTCGGCTGGCGTGAATCCTTCTATCTCACCGGCGCTGCCGGTGTCGCTCTCGCGCTGCTCTGGTACCTGCTGTACCGGCAGCCGGAAAAGGCGGCGTGGCTGAGCGCCGACGAGCGCGACTTCATCGTTGCCAATCGTGGCGCGATCGCTCCGGGCGGTGCAGCGAGGCTGAACCAACTGGGCGCCTTGAAGGGCCTGCTCGGCAGTTCGTCGATGTGGGCGCTCGCCCTGACGCAGGGCTGCGCCGGCTACACGCTCTATCTGTTCATGACCTGGCTGCCGAGCTATCTGGCCGCGTCACGCGGCATGGACATCCTGAAATCCAGCCTGTTCTCCGCGATCCCGTACGGCGTCGCCGCGTTGCTCGGTCTTGGCCTGGGTTGGTTCAGCGACAAGCTGCTGAAGCGCTCGGGCGCCAGCAACAGCGACCGGCGGAAGCTGATCGCGGCGATGCTGCTGCTGTCTTCCGTGATCCTGGCGGCTCCATTCGTCGAATCGATCTGGCTGATCGAGACGTTGATCAGCGTGTCGCTGGCGTGCGTTGCGACCGCCATGGCAATGAACATCGCCCTGACCGCCGATCTCATGACCGATGGCCGCTACAACGGCGTCGCCACCAGCCTGCTGATCATGGGCGGAAACCTGTTCGGCACCGCCGCGCCGATCGTGACCGGCTATGTCGTCGCCGCGACCGGCGGCTTCTCCGGCGCATTTCTGATCGCGGGCGTCCTGCTGCTTGGCGGCGCGGTCGTGATCACCTTCGGGGCGCACAAGCCGATCACCCTGGCGGACGATGCCCAGGTTCCTGTGAAGCGGGCCAGCGCAACATCGATTGCTTGAGAGGTTATGCCGATGAAGAAGATCACTTTCACCGCGGTCTCGCGCAACTACTTCAACCTGCCGCTCTGGATCGCCAAGCATAGCGGCATGTTCGCCGACGAGGGTCTCGACGTCGCCATCGAGCTATACGAGGGCGTCGATGAGGTCACCAATCGCATCCGCGATGGCCGGGCCCAGCTCGGCTACGGCATCACCGAGCATGTCGTCCTCGACAGCGAGAGCGGCGGCTTTCTCGAGATCATCGGCGGCAACGTCAATCGGCTTCCTTTCTCGTTCGTGGCCGGAAAGAACGTCAGGGGGTTCGAGGGCCTGCGCGGCGGGACGATCGGCGTGTCCTCGATCGAGGCAGGCAGCTCGTCGCTGGTGATGAAGCTGATGTCGGCGAGGGGGCTCGAATACCCGCGCGACTACAAGATGCAGGCCGTGGGTCCCATCCTGGCGCGGTGGCAGATGCTGCAGTCCGGCGAGATCGATGCGGGCCTGCAAGGCGCTCCGCTGAACTATATGGCGGTCGATCAGGGCTTTCCGAGCCTTTGCGAGCCGCGCCAGGAAGTGCCGTATTTCCAGTTTACTTCTCTGAACGTCGATGGCCGCTGGGCCAAGGCCAACCCGGACATCATGGCGCCCTTCATGCGCGCCTTCGTCAGAGCGCACCGATGGTTTTTCGACAATCGGGAGGGGACAACCGCGATCGCGATGCAGGAAACCGGTGTCGCCCAGCGCTACGCCGAGCGCGCTTGGGATGAATACGTCAAGGACGAGATATTCCCTCGCGACGGTGACGCGAACAACGACGCGGTTCAGGCTTTGATCGAAATCAGCTCGCTGATCCGCGCCGTTCCGAACCGGGTCAAGTCGTCGGCGGCCGACTACATCAACCGGAGCTATCTCCACGCGGCACAGCACGAGGTCGCGGCGGCGTGACGATCATGAAGCTGCCGGACATCGATTACGGTAGCCGGCTTCGCGTCGGCTTGCTCGTTCCCTCCGGAAATTCGGTCGCCGAGCCGGAGATCCGGGCCATGCTCCCGGCCGAAGTCTCGTCGCTCGTGACGAGATTGCCGCTGCGCGGCAGTTCCAAAGCGGAGCTGATGCAGATGCTGGAACAGCTCGAGCCGGCCTCCAGGCTGCTCGCGGATGCTGGCGTCGATGTCATCGTCTTTCACTGTACGGCCGTGTCGACCTTTGCGCCGGACCTCGCCGAGGGTATTCGCGATCGGATCCTGTCCGCGACGAATACCCGATGCTTCACTACAGCCGACGCAATCGTCGAGGCCTTGAAGCGGCTCGACGCCAAGCGCGTGACGCTCCTCACGCCCTACATCGAGGAAGTTCACGACCGCGAAATTGCGTTTCTCAAGCAGAATGGCTTTGCCGTCGATGGCAGTGCGCATCTCGGAATCAATACGAATGGCGATATGGCAAAGCTGTCGCCGGACGAGATTCTCGAATGGGCGAAGGACAAGGTCGGCCCGCGTGCGGATGCCTGCCTCATCAGCTGCACGGCGATCAAATCTGCTTCCATGATCGCTCACCTCGAGCAGCACGTCGGCGTCCCCGTGTTGACCAGCAACCAGTGTATGGTGTGGCATTTGCTGGCATCGAACGGGATCGACGAGTTGCCGGAGAGTTACGGCAGTCTCTTTTTGACGGGCGCTGGCGTGAGGCAGCCGGTACTGCAGGCCTGACCTGGCCGCCGGCTCCTGTTGCCGGACAGCGCAGCGAGATTTTTGCGCACAAGACTGCCGTTTGCCGGGTGTGACGGCGTGAAAATTGCTAGAAGGGGGTCCTTCCTTCGGCCGATTGAGGGGCGGCTGCCTCATCGCGACATTCGGAGACCAGAATGCCTTTCGACCTGATCCTGCGCGGCGGACGCGTCGTCGACCCATCCCAGAAGCTCGATGCCATAACCGACGTCGCCTTCGCCGGTGGCAAGGTTGCCGCGGTCGGGACCGGGCTCAAGGCTGATCCGGGGACCGAGGTGCGCGACGTCTCGCAGTTCATCGTGACGCCCGGGCTGATCGATCTCCACACCCATGTCTATTGGGGCGGCACTTCGCTCGGGATCGACGCCGAGGAATTCTGCCGGCTCTCCGGCGTCACCACGGCGGTCGACACCGGCAGCGCGGGCCCCGGCAATTTCGCCGGCTTT encodes the following:
- a CDS encoding ABC transporter substrate-binding protein is translated as MKKITFTAVSRNYFNLPLWIAKHSGMFADEGLDVAIELYEGVDEVTNRIRDGRAQLGYGITEHVVLDSESGGFLEIIGGNVNRLPFSFVAGKNVRGFEGLRGGTIGVSSIEAGSSSLVMKLMSARGLEYPRDYKMQAVGPILARWQMLQSGEIDAGLQGAPLNYMAVDQGFPSLCEPRQEVPYFQFTSLNVDGRWAKANPDIMAPFMRAFVRAHRWFFDNREGTTAIAMQETGVAQRYAERAWDEYVKDEIFPRDGDANNDAVQALIEISSLIRAVPNRVKSSAADYINRSYLHAAQHEVAAA
- a CDS encoding maleate cis-trans isomerase family protein, translated to MKLPDIDYGSRLRVGLLVPSGNSVAEPEIRAMLPAEVSSLVTRLPLRGSSKAELMQMLEQLEPASRLLADAGVDVIVFHCTAVSTFAPDLAEGIRDRILSATNTRCFTTADAIVEALKRLDAKRVTLLTPYIEEVHDREIAFLKQNGFAVDGSAHLGINTNGDMAKLSPDEILEWAKDKVGPRADACLISCTAIKSASMIAHLEQHVGVPVLTSNQCMVWHLLASNGIDELPESYGSLFLTGAGVRQPVLQA
- a CDS encoding cupin domain-containing protein; this translates as MSQKEEFHNIDDPSDGLFRELTAGVTTRIFSGEQAMLSVVTLAPHAQGTLHHHPEEQWGVLLDGSAIRVQGDEEIAVKKGDFWRTPGNVPHTMRAGPEGARVLDIFSPPRPEYKKAGSGFGTT
- a CDS encoding RraA family protein; the encoded protein is MTITIAANSVPKPPAGIIEGFRGAPTSVISDNLARLPGAVGLKPYHRGAKLVGTAFTVRTRPGDNLAIHRALELVGPGDVIVVDGGGDETRALVGEIMKNIAQWRKAEGYVIDGAIRDVAAFAADDFPCYARAVIHRGPYKNGPGEINVPVTIGGSVISPGDIVVGDEDGVVSFPAAGAAALLEAVRAQVAREEETLKAIREGRYQGSYGKS
- a CDS encoding AMP-binding protein, with protein sequence MLLPLSDVPRWYAERKPQGTIAIRHGQDTLTWDQLERGANRRARAFAAKGVRPGDFVAIGLPNGNAFFETSFAVWKCGATPTSLSWRLPRGEAAAVLDILKPALVVGGEADWNAPNRLPADFVPEGFSDEALAPPVARYWKAMTSGGSTGRPKVILDHQPAVTDTVAAPPLNIPFGVSLLNPGPLYHNAPFIVSHYALFTGGKLTGLTKFDAEETLRQIEREHVQWINFVPTMMHRIWALPEQVRNAYDLSSLQTVFHMAAPMPPWLKENWIAWLGPERIWELYGGTERQGACIISGTDWLTHKGSVGKIGDMAKLRIIGEDGSDVAPGETGEIYFLNNDGRDATYHYLGAEPKRRSDGWESLGDIGQLDAEGYLYLGDRLADMVLRGGANIYPAEVEAAVSECPGVRSCVVVGLPDPELGQRVHAIIEPEPDSDGQAIADGMAEFLKDRLSRYKHPESFEFVGAPPRDDSGKVRRTLLRDERAAWMKEGRAFRIWPAKARAHAE
- a CDS encoding LysR family transcriptional regulator, with protein sequence MTLEALVAEKSVSRTAQRLGLTQSAVSHSLRRLRAAFSDQLFVRSPTGVEPTRRALEIASATRLALEQLEQTIDGSAAFDPATAERTFSLRLSEYVSSHLLRRLCPILRQEAPGVRILATHFTGDPREDEIVGDEIHVRLAASGGVIGRRERLRVVDEKFVVLMRKSHPARRKPMTLASYAALSHVKVVGTIGSNIIDDALRIRGLRRDVVFSVPSWRDAIHIVANSDLLAAIPARWTRDQEQPAEQVTTRPFPLDDVTFAIDLEWHPRFSGDAGHNWFRRLVAGQF
- a CDS encoding MFS transporter, with protein sequence MISKRRYCVYVGLFVLMFINYLDRVNLSVAAKPLSESYGLSPIDMGYIFSAFLWTYLICLIPMGLVADRFGGRAVTYATLGIWSLAGIWTGLATTYSSLFASRLVLGVGESASYPAGGKIIREWAPESERGVAAAFLNSGAHAGLCFGSVVVGSLIVEFGWRESFYLTGAAGVALALLWYLLYRQPEKAAWLSADERDFIVANRGAIAPGGAARLNQLGALKGLLGSSSMWALALTQGCAGYTLYLFMTWLPSYLAASRGMDILKSSLFSAIPYGVAALLGLGLGWFSDKLLKRSGASNSDRRKLIAAMLLLSSVILAAPFVESIWLIETLISVSLACVATAMAMNIALTADLMTDGRYNGVATSLLIMGGNLFGTAAPIVTGYVVAATGGFSGAFLIAGVLLLGGAVVITFGAHKPITLADDAQVPVKRASATSIA
- a CDS encoding tripartite tricarboxylate transporter substrate-binding protein produces the protein MTITRRTLLAAPAILALTPASAQAGKITLVVPFPPGGSTDAMARLLQASLQTKLGRIVVVENKSGAAGALGAAQVAKSPADGTSFLVTFDSHAVIPSILDKPPVDVERELMPVLLIGTAPYVIAAGAGRPYKSFADVVAACKATPGAVKYASVGIGTLGHLAMTVLGSKAGVEIMHVPYRGGGPAMNDVLGGHVDLIAGSAALVAAQLGTNMLHPILQLGRERLPALPGTQTAIEAGFPDFETLAWWGIFAPAGTPPDVVAAFAAASKEILSEPATAAQLKDTQHMTLLLQDGAAFKTFFDKQVATWGKVVKDNNIRA